A region from the Myripristis murdjan chromosome 23, fMyrMur1.1, whole genome shotgun sequence genome encodes:
- the LOC115355285 gene encoding cyclin-dependent kinase inhibitor 1B-like: MCNKMSDVRLSNASPTLERVDARQPDNAKPPVCRNLFGTPDPEQHQRYVRAVMHEAQRVFAERWDYDPVTDRPLSPRTCEWEVVSDPADYYVRQPHTRQRPRGNEDLHADNDPHDAEDRTERQPDPQAVRPGSRKRPAGVSGGCASECQSKRLHTDEDDDDDDEDRRHCPGGQTVTCGELTPSRPDSRTVLH; the protein is encoded by the exons ATgtgcaacaaaatgtcagatgttCGCCTTTCTAATGCGAGTCCGACATTGGAGAGGGTAGACGCGAGGCAGCCAGACAACGCCAAACCCCCGGTGTGCCGAAACCTTTTCGGTACCCCTGACCCCGAGCAGCATCAGAGGTATGTCAGGGCTGTAATGCACGAAGCGCAGCGGGTTTTTGCAGAGCGGTGGGATTACGACCCCGTTACCGACAGACCGCTCTCTCCGCGCACTTGTGAATGGGAGGTGGTCAGCGACCCAGCGGATTACTATGTCAGACAGCCTCACACGCGCCAGCGTCCCCGTGGAAATGAGGACTTGCACGCTGATAACGACCCACATGATGCCGAGGACAGGACTGAGAGGCAGCCGGACCCCCAGGCGGTCAGACCGGGTTCGCGGAAAAGACCTGCAGGAGTTTCAG GTGGCTGTGCGAGCGAGTGTCAGAGTAAAAGGTTGCATACCGACGaggatgacgatgacgatgatgaagatCGGCGACACTGCCCAGGAGGCCAGACAGTGACATGTGGGGAGCTAACACCCAGCAGGCCAGACAGCAGGACAGTACTACATTGA
- the cdpf1 gene encoding cysteine-rich DPF motif domain-containing protein 1 produces the protein MEQTTQDYEPPQKIFTCNLCGLATPFTYYGQKPPNTRAIVLLEECFVTRDPFNPDKEKFLVLGSNCSLCSNTVCVGADCSLFYTKRFCMPCVNKHLDQFPHQIQTELAKKKQSSKAAVP, from the exons ATGGAGCAAACTACACAAGATTATGAACCCCCTCAAAAGATATTCACCTGTAATTTATGTGGTTTAGCCACCCCGTTCACCTACTACGGCCAGAAACCTCCCAACACCAGAGCCATCGT GCTGCTGGAGGAGTGTTTTGTCACCAGGGACCCGTTCAATCCAGACAAGGAGAAGTTTCTGGTTTTAGGGTCAAACTGCAGCCTGTGCAGCAACACCGTGTGTGTCGGAGCG GACTGCAGTCTTTTCTACACCAAGAGGTTCTgcatgccatgtgtgaacaagcaCCTGGACCAGTTCCCTCATCAGATTCAGACTGAGCTGGCCaagaagaagcagagctccAAGGCTGCCGTCCCCTGA
- the pparaa gene encoding peroxisome proliferator-activated receptor alpha a: MVDMPGDLYSPPSPLGDSLLGSPLCGDLMEGLEDISHSIGDGTLGSFDFSEYQSTGSESSITLDSLTPASSPSSGVYGAAPGPEESFSPLTLECRVCSDKASGFHYGVHACEGCKGFFRRTIRLKLEYDKCERNCKIQKKNRNKCQYCRFHKCLAVGMSHNAIRFGRMPQSEKLKLKAERQMGEREVVSPTLADHKILVKQIHEAYIKNFSMNKAKARLILTGKTSKPPFIIHDMETFQLAERTFAAHLVDGGCLWPEGGLHAGELALAVGPGELQDREAEARLFHCCQSTSVETVTELTEFAKAVPGFQSLDLNDQVTLLKYGVYEALFTLLASCMNKDGLLVAHGGGFITREFLKSLRRPFSDMMEPKFQFATRFNSLELDDSDLALFVATIICCGDRPGLVDVPPVERLQESIVQALRLHLLANHPDNTFLFPRLLQKLADLRELVTEHAQLVQEINTMEDTSLHPLLQEIYRDMY; this comes from the exons ATGGTAGACATGCCAGGGGATCTATACAGCCCTCCCTCCCCACTGGGGGACTCCCTCCTGGGCAGCCCACTGTGTGGAGACCTGATGGAGGGTTTGGAGGATATCTCCCATTCCATCGGGGACGGCACGCTGGGATCCTTTGATTTCTCCGAATACCAGAGCACCGGGTCCGAGAGCTCCATCACTCTTG ACTCCTTGACCCCGGCCTCCAGTCCCTCGTCGGGGGTGTATGGAGCAGCGCCAGGCCCTGAGGAGAGCTTCAGCCCCCTCACCCTGGAGTGCAGAGTGTGCTCGGACAAGGCTTCAGGCTTCCACTACGGGGTGCATGCCTGCGAGGGCTGCAAG GGTTTCTTCAGGAGAACCATCCGGCTGAAGCTGGAGTATGATAAATGTGAGCGCAACTGCAAAATCCAAAAGAAGAACCGCAACAAGTGCCAGTACTGCCGCTTCCACAAGTGCCTCGCCGTGGGAATGTCCCACAACG CCATCCGGTTCGGTCGGATGCCCCAGTCggagaagctgaagctgaaggCGGAGAGGCagatgggggagagagaagTGGTGAGCCCCACGCTGGCTGACCACAAGATCCTGGTCAAGCAGATCCACGAGGCCTACATAAAAAACTTCAGCATGAACAAGGCGAAAGCACGGCTCATACTCACCGGAAAAACCAGCAAGCCG CCTTTTATCATTCATGACATGGAGACGTTCCAGCTGGCGGAGAGGACCTTCGCGGCCCACCTGGTAGATGGCGGCTGTCTGTGGCCCGAGGGAGGCCTCCATGCTGGGGAACTGGCTCTCGCTGTGGGGCCCGGGGAGCTCCAGGACAGGGAGGCGGAGGCCCGGCTCTTCCATTGCTGCCAGAGCACCTCGGTGGAGACGGTCACGGAGCTGACGGAGTTTGCCAAGGCTGTGCCAGGCTTCCAGAGCCTGGATCTGAATGATCAG GTGACTCTGTTGAAGTACGGTGTATACGAGGCCCTCTTCACCCTCCTGGCGTCCTGCATGAACAAAGATGGCCTCCTGGTGGCCCATGGTGGGGGCTTCATCACCCGAGAGTTCCTCAAGAGCCTCCGGCGGCCTTTTAGTGACATGATGGAGCCCAAGTTCCAGTTTGCCACGCGCTTCAACTCCCTGGAGCTGGACGACAGTGACCTGGCTCTGTTTGTGGCCACCATTATCTGCTGCGGAG ACCGTCCAGGCCTGGTGGATGTGCCTCCAGTCGAGCGGCTCCAGGAGAGCATCGTCCAGGCCCTGCGGCTCCACCTGCTGGCCAACCACCCAGACAACACCTTCCTCTTccccaggctgctgcagaaaCTGGCCGACCTCCGCGAGCTAGTCACCGAGCACGCTCAGTTGGTGCAGGAAATCAACACGATGGAAGACACATCGCTCCACCCGCTCCTGCAAGAGATATACAGGGACATGTACTGA